Part of the uncultured Cohaesibacter sp. genome is shown below.
CCGACAAACGGTCCAGCTGATCGATGAGATCCTCATCCGATCCGGCAGGTTCCGCCTCGTTGGCTTCCAGCTCGCTGACGATTTCCTTGATCCGGTCAAGGGACATGAGGATGACCGACACGGACTCCCCGGTTACCGGTGCACCATCCCTGAATTTCCCCATGAGGGTTTCAGCGGCATGCGCCAGGCTTTCGAGCCTTGGGAGTCCCAGGAACCCGCAAGTACCTTTGATAGTATGCACGAGCCGAAAAATATTATCGAGGATCTGAGCATTGTTTGGCTCTTGCTCAAACTTGACGAGCTCAACGTCTACGACGTCAAGGCTTTCATTCGTTTCCTCGATAAATTCACGTAAAAGATCATCCATGGCCTAAAACCCTGATTCTGGCGGAAACCGGTCTGAACAGACAGTTATTCCGCTCCAGTCTCGGGGCAAAGCGTTAATTTAAGCTGAAACAAAGCGCACAAACACTCAAACTTGATGCAATTACCAGCGCATCTGTTTATAAATGTTTCGCGACTTTGGTATGAATGATAATACTTGGTTTATTGACAATAAAACCAATAGGATGAATACAGCCACGTCCAAAATAGAGCTTGTTTACTCTAAGTAACTGTACCTACCCCTCATGCTCCCGCAGGTTCCTCACTCGGAATGGCAACACCGATCATTTCTTCCGGGTTAGGAATGTGCACCGGCTTGGCTTCGATGGTGATGACATCGTCAACCCAGTCGAAGGACAGATCCATCTTCGCTTCACGGGCAAGCAGGCCGGTGTAGTAAGGCTGGATGGAATTGGCCGTGAAACCCTGCTCATCGGCAGGGCGGCCGCGCAGCAGCCGGTCAAGGCTTGCCGGGATGCGGGCATTCTTGCCTTCGGATATCAGACGGAAGGTCGGATATTTGGACTCGCCCTCAAGGGAAACCTTGATGGTGCCACCGCGCGGAATGGTGGTGATGCTGATCATGATGAGGTTCAGTAGCAGCTTGACCAGATTCTTCGGCATCAGAACGCGTGTGCCTTCCCACTCGATCTCTGCCTTCTCCGATTTCATGTAGCCGCGCGCAACGCTTTCGGCGTCACCGGTGTCGATCTCGGCGCCAGCCGAACCGGCGGCCCCGAAAGCAAGCCGGGCAAACTGCAGCTTCGCAGAGGCGGTGCTGGCGCTCTTGGTAATGAGCTCCATGGCGAAGGTTTCCATTTCCTCGCCGTTGTCTTCCTCCAGAACTTCAAGGCCGTTGATAATGGCCCCAACCGGACTGATGATATCGTGACAGACACGGCTGCACAGCAGCGCGGCCAAATCCATGGAGGACAGAGTTTCAATACCAGACATTGCACCCTCAAAAAGCAGTGGCTTACCTTTGGGCTCGGTTCAACATCAGACTGGTCCTGACACTCAACGGATCCCAAAGGATAGCGGATTAGTTAGAACACGAATCAAACCATTTCGCTCCTGTCGAAGCATTACCCGTTAGGCACCCGCCTGCCAAGGCCAGAAGCGCCACAATCCGTCTGTTTCACAGGGACACTAAGCAGTTTCACCAAGATCCGGACATAAGCAGCAATCAGGCTCTGGCCTCGGCGAGGAAATGCAACAATCCGCAAACTGCCGAAATCGGCACCGACTACCTTGAAAGCGTGTTCTCGATAGCAGGCCATTGCTGGTCGGCCCGCTCCACATGCAGGTCCACCGCTTCGGTCCAGGCAGCCCGCGCCGTGTAGGAATAGAACAGGAAGAGACGGTTGCGATAGATGGCCCAGACATTGGGGTTGCCATCGGACGCATAACCCCGTGCCACAGCCAGAGCCCCATGCCCGCCGAACTGCGGCGCATAGACATCAGGGTTCTGCATGAACACGGCCTTGTTGGCCTGCGAGGCGAACAGCCAGGAGACGCCATTCCAGACATATTCATGCTCGCGGGAGCCGCGTACGGCGGAATGCTCGGTGAAATAGGCAACCGGATCATAGCCGTAGATGGCAAAGCCGGTATTGGCATCTGTCACCACGCGCCGGGATTGCGCCGTGGCATGTGCCTCAAGGCTCATGCCTGACCACAGAGCAAGGAGCATCAAAACGATCACAGGCATCCGTACGAAGGATGCACCGTTCCAACAGGCGCGGC
Proteins encoded:
- a CDS encoding histidine phosphotransferase family protein, with product MSGIETLSSMDLAALLCSRVCHDIISPVGAIINGLEVLEEDNGEEMETFAMELITKSASTASAKLQFARLAFGAAGSAGAEIDTGDAESVARGYMKSEKAEIEWEGTRVLMPKNLVKLLLNLIMISITTIPRGGTIKVSLEGESKYPTFRLISEGKNARIPASLDRLLRGRPADEQGFTANSIQPYYTGLLAREAKMDLSFDWVDDVITIEAKPVHIPNPEEMIGVAIPSEEPAGA
- a CDS encoding YHS domain-containing (seleno)protein translates to MLLALWSGMSLEAHATAQSRRVVTDANTGFAIYGYDPVAYFTEHSAVRGSREHEYVWNGVSWLFASQANKAVFMQNPDVYAPQFGGHGALAVARGYASDGNPNVWAIYRNRLFLFYSYTARAAWTEAVDLHVERADQQWPAIENTLSR